AGCACCTCGCGGTTGGGGAGCTGCCAGCGTTCGATCCAACCATCGGAAAACGACCTGGCGTCCAGCGACATCCCACCGACCTCAGTGACTTTCGGGGCGATGAGCTTCGCATTGTCGGTGAAGATGATACCGTACACGAGTTGATCACCGTAATCGGACATCAGCTTGGATTCTGCGACCGTATGATCCTCCTCGAGGATCTCGCCGATCGGCTCGTCGAGACTCCCCTCGAACACGATGAAGTACATGTTGTGCTCGGGATCGGTCGCGACCTCCGGAAGTACCCTGACGTCGCCGTCCGAGAGCGTCCGGATGGTATGAGAGAGGGCCATATCCGGATGAGAGAAATGGATCTTCGTGATGGTACTCATTTGGGTTCCCTTTGGCGAGCGTCCCTATAATTGTTCAGTGTTTCACCCAAAAGGTGATACTCCGATAG
The Halalkaliarchaeum desulfuricum DNA segment above includes these coding regions:
- a CDS encoding helix-turn-helix domain-containing protein; translation: MSTITKIHFSHPDMALSHTIRTLSDGDVRVLPEVATDPEHNMYFIVFEGSLDEPIGEILEEDHTVAESKLMSDYGDQLVYGIIFTDNAKLIAPKVTEVGGMSLDARSFSDGWIERWQLPNREVLAEIWEYARENSFTFDVLELHQISEREHDDGYGLTAEQHEALVTAYDRGYFEEPRGISLVELADELGISPAAASGRLRRGLTRLIGMTIVDPDKERVE